One Fibrobacter sp. UWB16 DNA window includes the following coding sequences:
- a CDS encoding TIGR02147 family protein yields the protein MKPITEYQDYRKYMLDYFDWRKRSSAFSWREFSKIAGFSSPSYLKLVCDGKSSLSRVGVPLVAAAMGLNEFECEYFKLMVEFTNAKDDDKKKEAFLKMKGLASEQHARVLNADAFDYYESAVNSVVRELAPLMPGALPGEIVKKIKHTFTAQQVRDSLKLLVKLDLLKALGENVYEQTDKVITGSGESLTLALRSMNGQMIDLAREAIEKIAPGERNISGVTIGVDEATVIRLSEEVDRFRKQVIAIAGESKKINQVYRLNLQLFPLSEKV from the coding sequence ATGAAACCGATAACCGAATATCAAGATTACCGAAAGTACATGCTTGATTATTTCGACTGGCGAAAAAGAAGTTCTGCGTTTTCGTGGCGCGAATTTTCCAAGATCGCCGGGTTCTCGTCGCCATCGTACTTGAAACTTGTATGCGATGGCAAGAGCTCGCTGAGCCGCGTGGGCGTCCCGCTTGTGGCTGCTGCGATGGGGCTGAATGAATTTGAATGCGAGTATTTCAAGCTCATGGTTGAATTTACGAATGCCAAAGACGATGACAAGAAAAAAGAGGCATTCCTCAAGATGAAGGGGCTTGCAAGTGAACAGCATGCTCGAGTGTTGAATGCGGATGCATTTGATTATTATGAATCGGCGGTGAATTCTGTTGTTCGTGAACTTGCGCCGTTGATGCCTGGCGCGCTTCCAGGTGAAATTGTCAAAAAAATCAAGCATACGTTTACGGCGCAGCAAGTCCGCGATTCGCTAAAGCTTTTGGTGAAACTCGATTTGCTCAAGGCGCTTGGTGAAAACGTTTATGAACAAACGGATAAAGTTATTACGGGTTCTGGAGAATCTCTAACGCTTGCTCTCCGCTCCATGAATGGTCAAATGATTGATCTTGCCCGCGAAGCTATCGAAAAAATCGCTCCGGGTGAACGTAACATCTCGGGTGTGACGATAGGCGTGGACGAAGCTACGGTAATACGCCTCTCCGAAGAGGTGGACCGTTTCCGCAAACAAGTTATTGCCATTGCTGGCGAATCCAAAAAAATCAACCAAGTTTATCGTTTAAATTTACAGCTTTTCCCGCTGTCGGAAAAAGTATAA
- a CDS encoding NUDIX hydrolase: MKPWKLLDSEFLVDAPWLKVAKETCELPNGKVIDDFYTLWQPDWVLILARTKEGKWVMTEQYRHGTGKIALEFPAGIINKGETPEEAAIRELQEECGYRLEEGRCPLSGGHDKSNGDFTGSFASLRMTNSAVTYIGSFPVNPDRHRGKFHVVFIDGVERLGKTSFDDTEDIETFLYTDEEFQAKVADGTFNHPLQIAGYFKWKLSQSASRS; encoded by the coding sequence ATGAAACCATGGAAATTGTTGGATTCTGAATTTTTGGTGGATGCGCCGTGGTTGAAGGTCGCAAAGGAAACGTGCGAACTGCCAAACGGCAAGGTCATCGATGATTTTTATACGTTATGGCAACCCGACTGGGTTTTGATTCTTGCACGCACAAAGGAAGGCAAGTGGGTCATGACGGAACAGTACCGCCACGGGACGGGAAAGATTGCGCTTGAGTTCCCGGCAGGGATTATAAACAAAGGCGAAACGCCGGAAGAAGCGGCAATCCGCGAATTACAGGAAGAATGCGGTTATCGCCTCGAAGAAGGGAGATGCCCGCTCAGTGGCGGGCATGACAAATCAAACGGAGACTTTACTGGATCCTTCGCTTCGCTAAGGATGACGAATAGCGCTGTAACATACATCGGGTCGTTCCCGGTGAATCCGGATAGGCATCGCGGAAAATTCCATGTTGTGTTCATCGACGGTGTGGAACGCTTGGGCAAAACGAGCTTTGACGATACGGAAGACATCGAGACGTTCCTGTACACGGACGAAGAATTTCAGGCAAAAGTTGCCGACGGTACATTCAATCACCCGCTTCAAATCGCAGGCTATTTCAAGTGGAAATTATCGCAATCCGCCTCCCGATCTTAA
- a CDS encoding sugar nucleotide-binding protein codes for MEIIAIRLPILILGLNGVPGFALFRHFNKLYGSVTVRENVPGVIGIRPIKHPCVFGENVFGVDAEETERLGELFEKFRFGTVIDASGNCALKACECDPARSRLLNYSQGVDAATFAARYNATLIRISADMVFSGDEKTKPNRPYVETDPKDPIHNYGKHQAEAEDAITAIKPDVVILRVPLPMDYAPGGCAGAIDWITYRFRPGRPATLFTDEYRNPLSGPDLCRTVQYILEHKFPAGIYNCGGPRRVSLYNVGQIVNAVGGYPAELLHGVPRIEGGPMPPRVGDISINSEKLYKLLPPGFIKPWPAFDWLVPDSFDWHKTFGRNIKDKRKMGSDEAITNLLVNGVNTFFIRELGGTRA; via the coding sequence GTGGAAATTATCGCAATCCGCCTCCCGATCTTAATTCTCGGGCTGAACGGCGTTCCAGGCTTTGCGCTTTTTAGGCATTTCAATAAACTGTACGGCAGCGTGACCGTTCGCGAGAACGTGCCGGGCGTTATTGGCATCCGGCCGATTAAACACCCTTGCGTTTTTGGCGAAAATGTCTTCGGCGTAGATGCCGAAGAGACCGAACGCTTGGGCGAGCTTTTCGAGAAATTCCGTTTTGGCACAGTCATTGACGCAAGCGGAAACTGTGCACTCAAGGCCTGCGAATGCGACCCCGCGCGCAGCCGACTTTTGAATTACAGTCAGGGCGTTGATGCCGCCACATTCGCCGCACGCTACAACGCAACGCTCATCCGCATTTCAGCCGACATGGTCTTTAGCGGAGACGAGAAGACAAAGCCAAACCGCCCTTACGTCGAAACCGACCCGAAAGACCCCATCCACAATTACGGCAAGCACCAGGCCGAAGCCGAAGATGCAATTACCGCCATCAAGCCTGACGTCGTGATTTTACGCGTGCCGCTTCCGATGGACTACGCACCTGGCGGATGCGCCGGCGCCATTGACTGGATCACGTACCGGTTCCGCCCCGGCCGCCCAGCGACCTTGTTCACCGACGAATACCGCAATCCGCTTTCGGGTCCGGACCTTTGCCGCACCGTACAATACATCCTGGAACATAAATTTCCCGCAGGCATTTACAACTGCGGCGGTCCACGTCGCGTTTCACTCTACAATGTCGGACAAATCGTGAACGCCGTTGGCGGCTACCCTGCCGAACTCCTCCACGGAGTGCCGCGAATTGAAGGCGGTCCGATGCCTCCACGCGTGGGAGATATCAGCATCAATTCAGAAAAGCTCTACAAATTGCTGCCGCCAGGATTCATTAAGCCTTGGCCCGCTTTCGACTGGCTCGTGCCCGACAGCTTCGACTGGCACAAAACTTTTGGACGCAATATTAAAGACAAACGTAAAATGGGCAGCGACGAAGCAATCACCAACTTACTTGTCAACGGAGTAAATACGTTTTTTATCCGCGAGTTAGGCGGAACAAGAGCGTAA
- the tsaA gene encoding tRNA (N6-threonylcarbamoyladenosine(37)-N6)-methyltransferase TrmO: MQICPIGTFYGNAVYKYDAPRQGRLFAGHPGRIVLKPGMNFETALRDLDGFERIWVIFQFHENEGWRPTTRPPVPPKGKDRVGTFASRSPYRPNPIGLSCVRLLKVEGLTLYVDEADLLNGTPVLDIKPYIPMADAFPDAKAGWVEEQVGELWTVEMSTEFAKQNRWIAERSAFDLESFAHVQLSRGNFSKDVFDSSRRRLTVDENSKTGVLAYRTFRIHFRYDDANRKVLLLRISSGYSEADLTPGAEDKYGDKQLHRDFLKIF; encoded by the coding sequence GTGCAGATTTGTCCGATAGGTACATTTTACGGTAATGCCGTTTACAAGTACGATGCACCCCGACAGGGGCGCCTTTTTGCTGGGCATCCTGGCCGCATTGTGCTGAAGCCGGGGATGAATTTCGAAACAGCCCTCCGTGATTTGGATGGCTTTGAACGCATCTGGGTGATTTTCCAGTTCCATGAAAATGAAGGTTGGCGTCCGACAACGCGCCCTCCTGTACCGCCCAAGGGCAAAGATCGCGTAGGCACTTTTGCTAGCCGCAGTCCATATCGCCCAAATCCGATTGGTCTTAGTTGCGTGCGACTCCTGAAAGTCGAAGGGCTGACGCTTTATGTCGATGAGGCGGACTTGCTGAACGGAACGCCCGTGCTTGACATCAAGCCGTACATCCCGATGGCGGATGCGTTTCCGGATGCTAAAGCGGGCTGGGTCGAAGAGCAAGTGGGGGAGCTGTGGACGGTCGAAATGTCTACCGAGTTTGCCAAACAAAATCGCTGGATTGCAGAACGTAGCGCTTTTGATTTGGAAAGCTTTGCTCATGTGCAACTTTCTCGTGGAAATTTTTCGAAAGATGTTTTTGACAGTTCACGCCGTCGCTTGACAGTCGATGAAAATTCCAAAACGGGCGTGCTCGCTTATCGAACGTTCCGCATTCACTTTCGCTATGATGATGCGAATCGCAAAGTCTTGCTTTTGCGTATTTCGAGTGGCTATTCCGAGGCCGATTTAACCCCCGGTGCCGAAGACAAGTACGGTGATAAACAACTTCACCGAGACTTTCTCAAGATCTTTTAA
- the carB gene encoding carbamoyl-phosphate synthase large subunit — translation MKIEGIDKVLIIGSGPIVIGQACEFDYSGTQACKALREQGYKIVLVNSNPATIMTDPVMADATYIEPLNVARLTQIIEKERPQALLPNLGGQTGLNLASALSKAGVLDKYGVKVIGVNLDAIERGEDREIFKETMQKLGIDTPRSGICHSVEEAEKIVSEIGYPVVVRPAYTMGGAGGGFCYNVEELRTICSNGLELSMTHQCLIEESILGWEELEVEVVRDSKNQMIAICFIENIDPVGVHTGDSFCAAPFLTIDKKLEEELKEKAFKIVESIGVIGGTNVQFAHDPKTGRVVIIEINPRTSRSSALASKATGFPIALISAKLAAGLTLDQIPYWRDGSLEKYTPSGDYVVLKFARWAFEKFRGVDDCLGTQMKAVGEVMAIGKTYKETLQKAIRGLENGRSGLGFAKDFNKKSKEELLEMLKTPSSERHFQMYEAIRKGATDEEIFAATYEKAYFVQQMRELVELEEEMLKTPGRLPSDELLIKAKKDGFSDKYIAKILGIREKDVRKKRTELGVVEGWCAVPVSGVKNQYYYYSTYNCKDESTASTNPKKIMILGGGPNRIGQGIEFDYCCCHAAMALREMGYETIMVNCNPETVSTDYDTSDKLYFEPVSLEDVLQIYHKEKPAGVIVQFGGQTPLNIARALSDEGVKILGTSIDSIDIAEDRDLFRKMMDQLGIPMPESGMATNIDEALACVKQIGGYPVMIRPSFVLGGRGMEVIYDENMLREYVAKAVGVTPDRPLLIDRFLHNALECEADALSDGEHVYIPSVMEHVELAGVHSGDSACIIPPVTITKENLATIKDYTRKIAEALHVCGLMNMQYAIEDGKVFVLEANPRASRTVPLVSKVCNTQMARLATRLMLGAKLEDLKLKDKKFNHHGAKEAVFPFDKFPKVDPVLGPEMRSTGEVLGLSDDYALAYYKSQEAAGSFLPNEGAVLISLSDKVNLSEQAIEIGKEFQKLGFKIYATEGTAKFYEAAGVKCEVVNKIAEGRPNVLDIILNKQVNLIINTPWAKRDAIKDESAIRKAAIKYKVPYITTLAGAYNTVKGIAAARNGHGAVKSLQEYHASIEEV, via the coding sequence ATGAAGATTGAAGGCATCGACAAAGTCCTTATCATCGGTTCTGGCCCGATCGTGATCGGTCAGGCTTGCGAATTCGACTATTCCGGCACCCAGGCTTGCAAGGCCCTGCGCGAACAGGGTTACAAGATTGTGCTCGTGAACTCTAACCCGGCTACCATCATGACTGACCCGGTCATGGCCGATGCCACCTACATCGAACCGCTGAACGTCGCCCGCCTCACCCAGATTATCGAAAAGGAACGCCCGCAGGCACTCCTCCCGAACTTGGGCGGTCAGACCGGCCTGAACCTCGCCTCTGCTTTGAGCAAGGCTGGCGTGCTGGACAAGTACGGCGTGAAGGTCATCGGTGTGAACCTCGACGCTATCGAACGCGGCGAAGACCGTGAAATCTTCAAGGAAACCATGCAGAAGCTCGGCATCGACACCCCGCGCTCCGGCATTTGCCACTCTGTGGAAGAAGCCGAAAAGATTGTGTCCGAAATCGGCTACCCGGTGGTGGTCCGTCCGGCATACACCATGGGCGGTGCAGGCGGCGGTTTCTGCTACAACGTGGAAGAACTCCGCACCATTTGCTCTAACGGTCTTGAACTCTCCATGACGCACCAGTGCCTCATCGAAGAATCCATCCTCGGTTGGGAAGAACTCGAAGTCGAAGTCGTGCGCGATTCCAAGAACCAGATGATCGCCATCTGCTTCATCGAAAACATTGACCCGGTGGGCGTGCATACCGGCGACTCCTTCTGCGCAGCCCCGTTCCTCACCATCGACAAGAAGCTCGAAGAAGAACTGAAGGAAAAGGCCTTCAAGATTGTGGAATCCATCGGCGTGATTGGCGGTACCAACGTGCAGTTCGCTCACGATCCGAAGACCGGCCGCGTGGTGATTATCGAAATCAACCCGCGTACCTCTCGTTCCTCCGCTCTCGCTTCCAAGGCTACCGGCTTCCCGATCGCCCTCATTTCTGCAAAGCTCGCTGCAGGCCTCACCCTCGACCAGATTCCGTACTGGCGCGACGGAAGCCTCGAAAAGTACACCCCGAGCGGTGACTACGTGGTGCTCAAGTTCGCTCGCTGGGCATTCGAAAAGTTCCGTGGCGTCGATGACTGCCTCGGCACCCAGATGAAGGCCGTGGGCGAAGTCATGGCTATCGGCAAGACCTACAAGGAAACCCTTCAGAAGGCTATCCGCGGCCTCGAAAACGGTCGTTCCGGCCTCGGCTTTGCGAAGGACTTCAACAAGAAGAGCAAGGAAGAGCTCCTGGAAATGCTCAAAACCCCGAGCTCCGAACGCCACTTCCAGATGTACGAAGCCATCCGCAAGGGCGCTACCGACGAAGAAATCTTCGCCGCCACCTACGAGAAGGCCTACTTCGTGCAGCAGATGCGCGAACTCGTGGAACTCGAAGAAGAAATGCTCAAGACTCCGGGCCGCCTGCCTTCTGACGAACTCCTCATCAAGGCCAAGAAGGACGGCTTCAGCGACAAGTACATCGCGAAGATTCTCGGCATCCGCGAGAAGGACGTGCGCAAGAAGCGTACCGAACTCGGCGTGGTCGAAGGCTGGTGCGCAGTGCCGGTGAGCGGCGTGAAGAACCAGTACTACTACTACAGCACCTACAACTGCAAGGACGAATCTACCGCTTCCACCAACCCGAAGAAGATCATGATTTTGGGCGGTGGCCCGAACAGAATCGGCCAGGGTATCGAATTCGACTACTGCTGCTGCCATGCTGCCATGGCCCTCCGCGAAATGGGTTACGAAACCATCATGGTGAACTGCAACCCGGAAACGGTTTCTACCGACTACGATACCAGCGACAAGCTGTACTTTGAACCGGTCAGCCTCGAAGACGTGCTCCAGATTTACCACAAGGAAAAGCCGGCTGGCGTGATCGTGCAGTTCGGTGGCCAGACCCCGTTGAACATCGCCCGCGCCCTCTCCGACGAAGGCGTCAAGATTCTCGGTACGAGCATCGACTCCATCGACATCGCCGAAGACCGCGACCTGTTCCGCAAGATGATGGACCAGCTCGGCATCCCGATGCCGGAAAGCGGCATGGCCACGAACATCGACGAAGCCCTCGCTTGCGTCAAGCAGATTGGCGGCTACCCGGTGATGATCCGCCCGAGCTTCGTGCTTGGCGGCCGCGGCATGGAAGTCATCTACGACGAAAACATGCTCCGCGAATACGTTGCCAAGGCTGTTGGTGTGACCCCGGATCGTCCGCTCCTCATCGACCGCTTCCTTCACAATGCTCTCGAATGTGAAGCCGACGCCCTCTCTGACGGCGAACATGTTTACATCCCGTCCGTGATGGAACACGTCGAACTTGCCGGTGTCCACTCCGGTGACTCCGCTTGCATTATCCCGCCGGTGACCATCACGAAGGAAAACTTGGCAACCATCAAGGATTATACCCGCAAGATTGCCGAAGCCCTCCACGTTTGCGGCCTCATGAACATGCAGTACGCTATCGAAGACGGCAAGGTGTTCGTGCTCGAAGCAAACCCGCGCGCATCCCGCACGGTACCTCTGGTCTCCAAGGTTTGCAACACCCAGATGGCTCGCCTCGCTACCCGCCTGATGCTCGGTGCCAAGCTCGAAGACTTGAAGCTCAAGGACAAGAAGTTCAACCACCACGGTGCCAAGGAAGCTGTGTTCCCGTTCGACAAGTTCCCGAAGGTGGACCCGGTTCTCGGCCCCGAAATGCGCTCCACCGGCGAAGTCCTCGGCCTCTCCGACGACTACGCTCTGGCCTACTACAAGAGCCAGGAAGCCGCAGGTTCCTTCCTCCCGAACGAAGGTGCCGTGCTGATTAGCCTCTCCGACAAGGTTAACTTGTCTGAACAGGCCATCGAAATCGGCAAGGAATTCCAGAAACTCGGCTTCAAGATCTACGCTACCGAAGGCACCGCCAAGTTCTATGAAGCCGCCGGTGTCAAGTGCGAAGTGGTGAACAAGATTGCTGAAGGCCGCCCGAACGTTCTCGATATCATCCTGAACAAGCAGGTGAACCTCATCATCAACACGCCATGGGCAAAGCGCGACGCCATCAAGGACGAAAGCGCTATCCGCAAGGCAGCCATCAAGTACAAGGTCCCGTACATCACGACGCTCGCCGGTGCCTACAACACCGTCAAGGGCATCGCCGCCGCAAGGAATGGCCACGGCGCGGTTAAATCTCTTCAGGAATATCACGCCTCTATCGAGGAAGTTTAA
- a CDS encoding HU family DNA-binding protein yields MNKQDLIEAVLANKEAGIESKAAAARAIDAVLDGIAAGIKKDGNVQLIGFGTFTVKSRAARTGRNPQTGATIKIKASKTVGFKAGAALKETAAKNKPAKK; encoded by the coding sequence ATGAACAAACAAGATCTCATTGAAGCCGTGCTCGCTAACAAGGAAGCTGGCATTGAATCCAAGGCTGCTGCTGCTCGCGCAATCGACGCAGTTCTCGACGGCATTGCTGCTGGCATCAAGAAGGACGGCAACGTTCAGCTCATCGGTTTCGGTACTTTCACTGTGAAGTCCCGCGCTGCACGTACTGGCCGCAACCCGCAGACTGGTGCTACCATCAAGATCAAGGCTTCCAAGACTGTCGGCTTCAAGGCTGGTGCAGCTCTCAAGGAAACCGCTGCTAAGAACAAGCCGGCTAAGAAGTAA
- a CDS encoding AI-2E family transporter, with product MQRNWTLDRVMRYVLIAVAVAVSLVVLNYLSGVLFPFFAAFLIAYIMDPLVCRLQIKFRYRVIAVVLVLLGAAIIIGGCMYFFIPKVVHEVQYLGTLISRIFTDSTWSDRIMTFLPADTWASVKTMISWNSIAEAMESLDVWSVVQTVSDRILPGAWDILSKTSTIVMGISSAAVVFMYLVFIMLDMHKIRKGIRRLIPRRYRREAGEFASSTDQFMGTYFRAQSMVAFTVGVLYAIGFSVMGLPMGMAFGLFSGALNMIPYMQLTTIPLALLLAVVYALDKGMPFWEVALIILTIYLVVQIIQDFFLVPHIVGKSMNLPPVGILLSLSIWGKLLGFLGLLVAIPFTCICLVYVEKLRTRADQYVEDAGRLAPKA from the coding sequence ATGCAAAGAAATTGGACGCTTGATAGGGTAATGCGCTATGTGCTGATTGCTGTTGCAGTAGCGGTTTCTCTTGTTGTACTGAATTACTTGAGCGGAGTCTTGTTCCCGTTTTTTGCGGCGTTCTTGATTGCCTACATCATGGACCCGCTTGTCTGTAGATTGCAAATAAAATTCCGTTATCGTGTTATTGCTGTTGTACTTGTTCTTTTGGGAGCCGCAATTATTATTGGCGGTTGTATGTATTTCTTTATTCCAAAAGTCGTGCATGAAGTTCAATACTTAGGGACGCTTATTTCTCGAATCTTTACGGACTCCACCTGGAGTGATCGAATTATGACGTTCTTGCCTGCAGATACGTGGGCCTCCGTGAAGACGATGATTTCTTGGAATAGCATTGCCGAGGCTATGGAATCGCTTGATGTGTGGAGCGTGGTGCAGACGGTCTCTGACCGCATTCTTCCGGGCGCCTGGGACATTCTTTCGAAGACATCGACGATTGTTATGGGTATTTCCAGTGCAGCGGTCGTGTTCATGTACCTTGTCTTCATTATGCTCGATATGCATAAAATCAGAAAAGGCATTCGCCGCTTGATTCCGCGTCGCTATCGTCGTGAAGCGGGTGAGTTTGCAAGCTCGACAGACCAGTTCATGGGTACGTACTTCCGCGCACAATCGATGGTTGCCTTTACGGTTGGCGTTTTGTATGCAATTGGTTTTAGCGTGATGGGACTCCCGATGGGCATGGCGTTTGGACTTTTCTCCGGGGCGTTGAACATGATCCCTTATATGCAACTCACGACCATTCCGCTCGCCTTACTACTGGCGGTGGTTTACGCTCTGGACAAGGGCATGCCGTTCTGGGAAGTGGCTCTGATTATCCTTACGATTTATCTTGTTGTGCAGATTATTCAGGACTTCTTTTTGGTGCCGCACATTGTGGGTAAGTCCATGAATTTGCCGCCGGTGGGGATCCTTTTATCTCTCTCGATTTGGGGCAAGTTGCTTGGCTTTTTGGGACTTTTGGTGGCGATTCCCTTCACGTGTATTTGCCTTGTCTATGTAGAGAAATTAAGGACTAGAGCCGACCAGTACGTAGAAGATGCGGGCAGACTGGCTCCTAAGGCTTGA
- a CDS encoding CIA30 family protein, with protein sequence MKKSYTILAIIAIIVVAIYVMLPKERFAETVFPLGDGAKVSAFDDNAAGGTSAVQFKSSDSLVSFQCALGLNEKKSAWCGLVFDFDPAGEKKFHNWKNVDTLYMDLDIAGTDEILVKVWTYDPDVTDMQKSNTFKMLLKEVPVKTGRNKIAIPFEHFYIPDFWYDDLGVKRSKNRLHHESVARVEISAGWKQPRGKNFVVNVREIFASGISNTAYGIFLFMILGLMIVAIGRSHPVKEYDEKK encoded by the coding sequence ATGAAAAAATCATATACGATTTTAGCAATCATTGCGATTATTGTTGTTGCCATCTATGTAATGCTTCCGAAAGAGCGATTTGCTGAAACGGTGTTTCCACTAGGGGATGGTGCAAAAGTATCTGCATTTGACGACAATGCAGCCGGGGGAACGTCTGCGGTCCAGTTTAAATCTTCGGATTCGCTAGTCTCGTTCCAGTGCGCGTTAGGCTTGAACGAAAAGAAATCGGCCTGGTGTGGACTTGTATTTGACTTTGATCCGGCAGGCGAAAAGAAATTCCACAACTGGAAGAATGTCGATACGCTTTATATGGACCTTGATATCGCCGGGACAGATGAAATCCTTGTGAAAGTCTGGACGTATGACCCGGATGTGACGGACATGCAAAAGTCGAATACGTTCAAGATGTTGCTGAAAGAAGTCCCTGTGAAGACCGGACGCAACAAGATTGCTATTCCGTTTGAACATTTCTACATCCCGGACTTTTGGTATGACGATCTTGGTGTCAAGCGCTCGAAGAACCGCTTGCATCACGAAAGCGTTGCGCGTGTGGAAATTTCAGCAGGGTGGAAACAGCCTCGTGGAAAGAATTTTGTCGTGAATGTCCGAGAAATTTTTGCAAGCGGTATAAGCAATACGGCTTACGGAATCTTCTTGTTCATGATTCTTGGGCTTATGATCGTGGCGATTGGGCGTAGCCACCCTGTGAAGGAGTACGATGAAAAAAAGTAG
- a CDS encoding tetratricopeptide repeat protein, producing MAKVVQITAENFEEEVIKASETRAVAILFSSAEYPDCAPYSQLAGQLSTSMDFTLGVVSCDDRENMRLIQMFRVQSVPEIHVVDKGQIADVIQGVLPEADLKKRLEKFYVSEEARFQTALEDAIAQKNFDQALPMLDEALAKNPNDKKLQLLWAKASLGLGDTAKAKDILSKFVESDDQYREAKSLLELLDFHAEVAKKDVQGKEAIVYHEACKLACAEDFESALQAFLNLYVEAPEWNDGAAKKAMLTLFGVLGPKHELTWKYRAKLNTMMFI from the coding sequence ATGGCTAAAGTAGTTCAAATTACAGCAGAAAATTTTGAAGAAGAGGTCATCAAGGCCTCTGAAACGCGCGCTGTCGCGATTCTTTTCTCTTCCGCAGAATATCCGGATTGCGCTCCGTACTCCCAGTTGGCAGGCCAGCTTTCCACAAGCATGGACTTTACGCTTGGCGTCGTAAGCTGCGATGACCGCGAAAACATGCGCCTTATCCAGATGTTCCGCGTGCAGTCCGTCCCCGAGATTCACGTGGTCGACAAAGGCCAGATTGCTGATGTCATCCAGGGAGTGCTCCCCGAAGCCGACCTCAAGAAGCGTCTCGAAAAGTTCTACGTTTCCGAAGAAGCCCGTTTCCAGACAGCACTCGAAGACGCCATTGCGCAAAAGAACTTCGACCAAGCGCTCCCGATGCTTGACGAAGCTCTCGCCAAGAACCCAAACGACAAGAAGCTCCAGCTCCTGTGGGCAAAAGCAAGCCTTGGTCTCGGCGATACCGCAAAGGCAAAAGACATTCTCTCCAAGTTTGTCGAAAGCGACGACCAGTACCGCGAAGCCAAATCGCTCTTGGAACTTCTCGACTTCCACGCCGAAGTTGCCAAGAAGGATGTCCAAGGTAAAGAAGCTATCGTCTATCACGAAGCTTGCAAGCTCGCCTGCGCCGAAGATTTCGAAAGCGCTCTCCAGGCATTCCTGAACCTGTACGTAGAAGCTCCGGAATGGAACGATGGTGCCGCCAAGAAGGCGATGCTCACGCTCTTCGGCGTTCTCGGCCCCAAACACGAGCTCACTTGGAAGTACCGCGCAAAGCTCAACACGATGATGTTCATTTAA